The Halomicrobium zhouii region TGTAGACGCCGGCGGCGTAGTTGGCGTCCGGCGCCGTCCCGATGACCTTCAGGGGCGGGCGCAGCGCGGAGGGGTAGTGGTGGGTCAGCCCGGTCAGCATCGCGTCGGCGTCGCCCATCTCGACCATCACGCTGCCGAGGTAGTTGCCGTCGCGGATCAGTTCGCCGGCCTCGCGTCGCGTGACGCCGTTGCGCTTGCGCAGGTCGTAGAGCCGGTCGGCGTAGGCGGCGAGTTCGCCCTCGCTCGGGTCGACGACGGTCGGTTCGAACTCCAGGCCGAGGCGGTCGACGGTCCTGGCGATGTCGTCGCCGTCGCCGATGAGGACGGGTTCGGCGATGCCCTGGTCGACGAGCTGGGCGGCGGCGCGGATCATCTTCTCGTCGTCGCCCTCGGCCAGCACCACGCGCTTGGGGTCGTTCTTGGCCTTGTTGAGGACGACACGCATCATCTCGCGGGACTTCCCGAGGCGAGCCTCCAGTTCCTCGACGTAGGCGTCCATGTCCAGATCCGTGTCGGTGCGGGCGACGCCGGAGTCGATGGCGGCCTCGGCGACCGCGGGGGTCACCTCGAACAGGACGCGCGGGTCTAGCGGTTTCGGGATGATGTAGTCGGGGCCAAACTGCAGGGGCTGGTCGCCGTACGCTTTGACGACGGCGTCGGGGACGTCCTCGCGGGCGAGTTCGGCCAGCGCCTCGGCGGCGGCCACCTTCATCTCTTCGTTGATCTCGGTCGCGCGGACGTCCAGCGCACCGCGGAAGATGAACGGGAACCCGAGGACGTTGTTGACCTGGTTCGGGTAGTCCGAGCGCCCGGTCGCCATGATGACGGTGTCGTCGCGGGCGTCTTTGGCGTCCTCGTAGGAGATTTCGGGGTCCGGGTTGGCCATCGCGAAGATGGCGGGGTCGTCGGCCATCGACCGGACCATCTCCTGGTCGACGATGCCGCCGATCGAGAGGCCGACGAACACGTCGGCGCCCTCCATGGCGTCGGCCAGGTCGCCCTCGGGGATGTCGCGAGCGAACTCGGCCTTGAACTTGTTGAGTCCCTCGTGTTCCACGCGGTCGGTGGTGATGATCCCGCCGGAGTCACACATGACGATGTTGTCCTCGTCGACGCCGAGGCTCTCGTAGAACCGGGCAGAAGCGATGGCGCTGGCGCCCGCGCCGGAGAAGACGACGTCGAGGTCTCCGAGGTCCTTGTCGGCGATGCGGGCGGCGTTGACCAGCGCGGCCCCGGAGATGATGGCGGTGCCGTGCTGGTCGTCGTGGAAGACGGGGATGTCCATCTCCTCGCTCAGGCGCCGTTCGATCTCGAAACACTCCGGGGCGGCGATGTCTTCGAGGTTGATCCCGCCGAAGGTGGGCTCCATCATCCGGATCGCCTCGATCATCCCGTCCGTGTCGTCGGTGTCCAGTTCCACGTCGAATACGTCGATGTCTGCGAAGCGCTTGAACAGGACGCCCTTCCCCTCCATGACGGGTTTGGAGGCCTGGGCACCGATGTCGCCCAGCCCGAGGACGGCGGATCCGTCGGAGACGACCCCGACGAGGTTCCCCTTGGCCGTGTAGCTGAAGGCCTGTTCGGGGTCCTCGTCGATGTCGCGGCAGGGAGCGGCGACGCCCGGCGAGTACGCCAGCGAGAGGTCTCGCTGGGTGTTCGTGGGCTTGGTCGTCTCGATGGCTATCTTCCCCGGCGGGTCGGCGCGGTGATACTCCCGTGATTCGTCGTCGAGTCCCATGTTCGGTGTACGTGGAACTGCCTGTTAAAGGTCACTACAGCTATCGACGAGCGCGAATCCGACAGGCGGTGCTCGCCGGAGCGTCGACGTCGGCTCCGGCCGACTGCTCGTGGCGTCGGTCGGGACGTTTCACCGACACTATCAGTCCGACCCGTGCGGGGGCACGTACTCGCAGTGGGGACACGTGACGCTTCCGTGTGTTCGCTGCATCGACTCCTGGCAGCGTGGACAGCTGGTCTCCATCTATTCGGGACCTCACGTCGACGATACTAAAACCTGTCTACGACGACTGTCGAACTTTCGGCCCCACGAAGGCAACAGGCTGAAGACAGTGCCACGCCGTCACGTGGCATGGACTACGCGAATCCCGTGCTTCCGGGCTGCCACCCGGACCCGACCGTCTGTCGCGCCGGCGAGGACTACTTCCTCGCGACGAGCACGTTCGAGTACTTCCCCGGCGTCCCGCTGTACCACAGCGAGAACCTCGCCGACTGGGAGCCGATCGGCCACGCACTCACGCGGGACGAACAGCTCCCGCTCGACGACGTCGACGCCTCGGAGGGCATCTTCGCCCCGACGCTGCGCCACCACGAGGGCACCTTCTACCTGGTGACGACGAACGTCGCCGCGGGCGGTCACTTCGTCGTGACGGCCGAGGACCCCCGCGGCGAGTGGTCAGATCCGGTCTGGATCGACGCGCCCGGCTACGACCCGGACCTGTTCTGGGACGACGACCAGGTCTACGTCACGTACGCGAACGACGACGCCATTCGGCAGACGCCGGTCGACCTCGAAACCGGGGAGACCGGCGAGACGGGCGAGTCGGCGACGATCTGGGCGGGCCTGGACGACGCGTTCACCGAAGCCCCGCACCTCTACGAGGTCGAGGGGACCTACTACCTCCTCGCCGCGGAGGGCGGGACGCACGGTCAGCACGTGGTCTCCGTAGCACGAAGCGACGACCCGACCGGGCCGTTCGAGGACCACCCCGACAACCCGATTTTCTCCCATCGCTCGCGCGTGATGCAACCCATCGCCGCGACGGGCCACGGCGACCTCGTCCAGGCCCACGACGGGTCCTGGTGGATGACCTTCCTGGGCATCCGCCAGCAGGGCGAGCACGTCCCCTACCACCAGCTCGGCCGCGAGACGTTCCTGGCGCCGGTGACCTGGGCGGACGGCTGGCCGGTCGTCAACGGCGACGACGTCGTCGAACTGGCGATGTCCGTCGACGACACCGACCTCGAAGCGACGGGTGACCGGGCGTGGACCAGGACGGTCGACCCGTTCGCGGACGCGACGGACACCGCCGATCTCGGCCCGGAGTGGAACTACCGGCGCAATCCCGACCGCGAGCGCTACCGCATCGAGGGGGACGCCCTCGTGCTTTCCGGCGGCCCCGACACACTCGACGACCCTCACGCGACGTTCCTCGGCCGACGCCAGCAACACCACGACTGCCGCGCCACGTGCCGGCTCTCTTTCGACCCGGACACGGGCGAGGAGGCCGGCCTGACGGCGCTGATGAACGAGGACCACCACTACGACGTCGCCGTCGTCGAACGCGGAGGCGAACGCCGCGCCCTCGCCCGTCTCCGCATCGGCCCGTCGACCGAGGAAGTGGCCGAACTGTCGCTTCCGGACGGTCCCGTGACTCTCTCCATCGAGGCGTCCCCACGGTCCTACGACCTGTTCGCCGAACCGACAGACGGCGCACCCGGGAGTACCACGACGCTCGCGACGGTAGACGCCCGCTACCTCTCGACGGAGGTGGCGACTGGCTTTACGGGCGTCTACGTCGGCCTCTACGCGACGGGCGACGGCAGCGACTGTGAATCGGCCGCCCGATTCACCGACTTCGAGTACGGGCCGATGGAGTCGTAACTCCCTCGCGACGAACGCGAGGTGCGGTCGTCCTGTCACGAATCGTATAGTGTTACGAAATCTGAGACGATCGATTTTGGCGAATTTATTAACTCAGAATCGAATCAATATAGTGATCGGGCGGGCGGCGTATCCGACGAAACCGGGTGATTTCGGCGGTCTGTCCCTCGATCGTTCGTATCTGCCGTGATAACTGGACCAGACAGTCCGGGAGAACGAACCCGTGGATGTTAGATGAATGAGGTAGCTTCGTTCCCGACTCGTCGGACCTGCACCGACGAGGAGCGGTTCGGGCCGAGGCACTCGACGGGGACGACCTTCCGACCACCGCCGTCGGTGCCTCGTGGACAGCCTGCGGCGTCGGCCGACTCGCTGCCGTCGGCGCAGAGCCCCACTTCGGCTGAAATCCGGCGAACTCGGCCGTCCTGGCCGAGTCTGTGGTTGCAGAGAAGTAGCGGGAGTGTCGTCCCGGTCGCTGCCTCAGACGACGGTGACGTCGTTCTCGAGGGTGCCGATCTTCTCGAGGTCGATGCTGACGTGGTCGTCCTCCTGCAGGGTAAAGGACTCGTCGGGGACGATGGCGGTGCCGGTCAGCAGGACGGCCAGTTCGGGGACGGCGTTGTGGCGGTTGTAGTAGGAGACCAGGTCCTCGCAGGTCTGGGCCATGTTCGCCGTGGTGGTCGAACCCTCGAACACCTGCTCGCCGTCGCGCTCGATGGTCATCGACATCTCCAGGTCGTGGGGGTCGCCGACGCCCGCCGCGGATGTGACGCAGGGACCGATGGAACAACAGCGGTCGTAGATCTTCGCCTGCGGGAGGTAGAGCGGGTTCTCGCCCTCGATGGAGCGACTGGACATGTCGTTGCCAATGGTGTACCCGACGACGTCGCCGCGGTAGAGGACGACGGCGAGTTCCGGCTCCGGCACGTCCCACTCGGAGTCTTCGCGGATCCCCACGCGGTCGTTCGGCCCGACGGTGCGGTTCGGCGTCGCCTTGAAGAAGATCTCCGGGCGCTCGCTGTTGTACACCTCGCGGTACATGTCGGGCATCGCGCTCTCGGCCTCACGGGCCTCCTCGCTGATCTGGTAGGTGACGCCCGCGGCCCAGACCTCACTCGGCGCGACAGGTGCGGCGATATCGCTCTCCAGAGTGTCGACGTCGATCTCGTCGGCGTTCCCGACGAGCTGGTCGGTCACCTCGTCTATCGTCCGGTCGGTGATACTCGCGGCGCGAACGAGGTCGAGAAAGGAAGTGAGTTCGGCCTTCGCACTGGTCAGATCGTAGGCGGTGTCGGCCGTCCGGACCGCGAGACGCGGGGAGCCGTCGGCCGCGACGCGATAGTATTTCATGCACCTTGGAAAATCCCCTCCGTGTAAATAGTGTTATCGCATCTCAGGGACGGCGAGGCCGTCAGTTTCGACGGTCGTCCAATGACGGTTCGTCGGCCGCCTGTTCCATGAGCCCTTTCATGTACCCCACGGCGAACAACCGGCCCATGTCGGTGTAGCCGGCGTGGGCTTCCTCGCGGTCGTCCTCGCCGGCCATCTTCGGGACGTGGTCGGGCCGGATGGGCCCGTCGAAGCCCGCGGCCTCGTAGGCCCGCATCGTCGCCAGCATATCCGTCGGCCCCTCGTCCTGCCACGTCTCGACGAACGAGTCGGGGGTCCCCTCCACGTCCCGGAAGTGGACGAAGTGGATGTCGTCGGCGAGTCGGTCGATGGCTTCGGGGACGTCCTCGCCCATCGCCGCGAAGTTGCCCTGGCAGAACGTGACGCCGTGGTTCGGACTGGGGTGCATCTCGAGGATGCGCTCGAAACTCTCGAGTGACGTGACCAGTCTGGGAACGCCGCGGACCGGTGAGATCGGCGGGTCGTCGGGGTGGAGGGCGAGTTTGACCCCGGCCTCCTCGGCGACGGGGACGATCTCGTCGAGGAAGTACTGGAGGTTGTCCCACAGTTCCTCCTCGGTGATGCCCGCCTCCGGATGGGGGCCTGCACCCTCCATGTCCCGGTGGTCGTACCCCGTCGTCAGGGAGCCACCGCGCAGGGGGATGGAGTCCGACGTTCTGGGGACGCCGACAGGCAGTTCGGTCCACACCCAGCAGTACACCTCGATGCCGAGTTCGCCCATGTTCCGGAGGAGCTGCTTGACCGTGGCTATCTCCTCGTCGCGACCTTCCTTGCCCAGCACCGTCTTCTCCATCGGCGGCCGGTCCTCGACGACGTCCAGCGAGAAGCCGTGGTCCTTGAAGCGATTCTTCGTGCGCACGAGGGTATCGTACTCCCACCACTCCTCCTCGCCCCAGAACCGGACCACCGCGGTGTCGATGCCCAGTTGCTGGGCCAGCGTCCAGCGCCTGTCCGGCCGCGGCGGCAGCATGACCGTCGTGTCCATGGGGCGGGGTTGGGTCTAGCTCGGCAATATACCTTCGGCATACGTCGTGATGACTGGGTTGGAGGGGTGACGGGAGACGAATCCGACGGCAATACAGTAACCGCAAACAACCAGAAAGCCCCGATCGGTTCGCCGAACCCTGGGGAAGTAAGCACCGCAACGAGCGGAGCGAGTGAGGAGCGCAGCGACCCACGGGAGGCGAACAGGTCGCCCCTTTCAGTCCCGCCCTGTTGATTATCCGATGGGGTGGGACTGAAAGGGGCCGAGCGCTCGTCGAGCGAGAGCCCGCAAGCACCGCAGGCGAAGCCGAGGAGCGCAGCGCGGTTCGCAGCCGACGAGCGCGAGGGGGCTTTCGGGCTGTTGTCGGTCCATGTTGCTCTCGTTCTACCGTACCTCCCGATACCCCGAACGACTCCGAGGGAAACTTTGATGCCCAGATCAGCCAATTCCACTGATATGAGCTTCCTCGACGACGACTATCTCCTCGAATCCGACGCGGCACGGGACCTCTACCAGTCCATCGCCGACCTCCCCGTTGTCGACCCGCACAACCACGTCGACCTGGCGGAGGTCGTCGAGAACGAGCACTGGGCCGACATCTGGGAGGTCGAGGGCGCCACGGACCACTACGTCTGGCAGCTGATGCGCAAGCGCGGCGTGCCCGAAGCAAAGATCACCGGCGACGCGCGTAACCGGGAGAAGTGGACGGCACTCGCCGAGGTCTTTCCCGACATGGCGGGCAACCCGACATACGAGTGGGTCCACCTCGACCTGAAGCGCCGGTTCGACATCCACGAGCCGATCAACAGCGACACCGCGGACGAGATCTGGGCGGAGACGAAAGATCAGCTCCAGTCCGACGCGATGCGACCCCAGCAGGTCCTCCGGGACATGGACGTGGAGGTGCTGTGCAGCAGCGACGACCCGACCGATCGGCTCGAATATCACGAACGGGCCGAAGACGAGGTCGACGGCGTGGACGTTCGGCCCACCTGGCGGCCCGACCGGGCGCTGAAGATCGAGACCGACGCGTGGGACGCGTTCGTCGACGAACTCGACGACGTCACCGGGGGCGACGTCTCGGACCTCGTCGGGTTCCGCGCCGCGCTCCGGGAGACCCACCAGTACTTCGCCGACCACGGCTGCGTCGCGTGTGACGTCGGCACCGGGACGGACCCCATCTCGCGGCCCGTCAGCGACGACCGGGCGGCCGATATATACGAACGCGCACGTCGGGGGGAGAACCTCTCTGAGCGAGAGGTCCGCGACTGGAAGGCCTACGTGCTGGAGTTCGTCGGCGAACTGAACGCCGAGCGCGGCTGGGTCACCCAGTTGCACGTCGGCGCCGTGCGGAGCTACCGCCAGTCGCTGTTCGAGGAACTCGGGCCGAACGCCGGCGGCGACGTCTCGACGCAGGACGTCGACGTCGTCGAGGGGCTGGACTACTTCCTCGACCGCTTCGACGGGGAGTTCGAGGTGGTGCTGTACGTCCTCGACCCGAGTCACTACTACTCCGTCGGCACGGTCGCTCGCGCGTACCCGAACGTGAGCATCGGGCCGGCCTGGTGGTTCAACGACAGCCCCTACGGGATGGAGGACCAGCTGGAGTACGCCGCCTCCGTCGACTTGCTGGCCAACCACGCCGGGATGGTGAGCGACTCGCGGAAACTCGTCTCCTACGGCTCGCGCTTCGAGATGTTCCGGCGGACCCTCGCCAACGTCGTCGGCCGGATGGTCGAGCGGGGCCAGATTCCGGAGGGTAACGCCGAGCGACTGGTCAGGCACGTCGCCTACGACCGACCCCGGGAGCTGTACGGGTTCTGATACTGGTGGTGTAAGCCCGTCCTGGCGCTCTCCACCGCCCGTCGCGGGCAGATGGCTACACTTTTTGCGGTCGACAGGGACTCCCGAGTATGGCAATCGAGGACTACCTCGCGGAGTTCACCGAACGGGACTGGCAGGAACTGGACTCGGGGACGCTCCGCGTCGCGATGATCGGACTGGGATGGTGGACGATGGAGGAGGCGATGCCGGCGGTGGAGGACTCCGAGTTCTGCGAGACGACGGCCGTCGTCAGCGGGAGCGAGGACAAGGCCGCTCGCGTGCGCGACGAGAACGAGACGGTCGAGGTCGCGCTGACCTACGACGAGCTGATCGACGGCGAGGCCGTCGACGCCTACGACGCCCTCTACGTCTGCACGCCCAACGCCTACCACAAGGAGTACGTCGAGGCCGCCGCCGAACACGACAAGGCCGTCCTCTGCGAGAAGCCCCTGGAGGCGACTGTCGAGCGCGCCGAGGATCTCGTCGCCGCCGCCGAGGACATCCCGCTGATGACCGCCTACCGGATGCAGACGGACCCGGACGTGCGCCGCATGCGCGAACTGATCCACGAGGGCGCCATCGGCGAGCCCGTCGCCGTCGAGGGACACATGACTCAGACGATGCTGGACGTCGTCTCGGACGACGTGGACCAGTGGCGCGTGGACCCCGACAAGGCCGGCTACGGCGCGACGGTGATGGATCTCGGCATCTACCCGCTCAACACCGCGCGGTTCGTCCTCGACGCCGAACCCGTCGCGGCCACGGCGATGATGCGCAGCGAACATCAGGCGTTCTCGAAGGTCCCCGACGAGCACGCCAGCTTCACCGTCGAGTACGCCGACGGGACGACTGCGGCGTACACCGCGAGCCAGAACGCACAGCTCTCGGGTCGCTTCAGCGTCATCGGCACCGAGGGCGAACTGACCATCGACCCCATCTTCCTCGGCCAGACGCCCCAGACGCTGACGCTCCGGCGGGGGGACCGAACGGTGGAGATCGACTCCGGGCGCCGGGACATGATGGGCAGCGAGATGACCGAGGAGTTCGACTACTTCGCCGACCGGGTCCTCCGCGAGGAACCCATCGGCCCCGACGGCCAGCACGGACTCGACGACATGTACGCGCTGAAGGCCATCTACGACGCCGCAGAGACCGGCGAACGCGTGACGGTCGAGTAGCGACCGCCGGCCCCGACTCTCCTCGTTCGCTCCGCCTCGTACCGCCGTTCAGGTGGCGTAACCATCGCCGGAGACGCGGAATCCGGCCGCTACTTCAGAACCTTTACTATACTCGCTCGGCATCGTCGGAGTAGGATGGTAGACCACGCCAAGCTCCGTGATCC contains the following coding sequences:
- a CDS encoding NADP-dependent malic enzyme, whose amino-acid sequence is MGLDDESREYHRADPPGKIAIETTKPTNTQRDLSLAYSPGVAAPCRDIDEDPEQAFSYTAKGNLVGVVSDGSAVLGLGDIGAQASKPVMEGKGVLFKRFADIDVFDVELDTDDTDGMIEAIRMMEPTFGGINLEDIAAPECFEIERRLSEEMDIPVFHDDQHGTAIISGAALVNAARIADKDLGDLDVVFSGAGASAIASARFYESLGVDEDNIVMCDSGGIITTDRVEHEGLNKFKAEFARDIPEGDLADAMEGADVFVGLSIGGIVDQEMVRSMADDPAIFAMANPDPEISYEDAKDARDDTVIMATGRSDYPNQVNNVLGFPFIFRGALDVRATEINEEMKVAAAEALAELAREDVPDAVVKAYGDQPLQFGPDYIIPKPLDPRVLFEVTPAVAEAAIDSGVARTDTDLDMDAYVEELEARLGKSREMMRVVLNKAKNDPKRVVLAEGDDEKMIRAAAQLVDQGIAEPVLIGDGDDIARTVDRLGLEFEPTVVDPSEGELAAYADRLYDLRKRNGVTRREAGELIRDGNYLGSVMVEMGDADAMLTGLTHHYPSALRPPLKVIGTAPDANYAAGVYMLTFKNRVVFCADATVNFDPDADALEEITRHTAELARSFNVEPRAALLSYSNFGSVDTDATRAPREAASRLRDDPTVEFPVDGEMQADTAVVEDILEGTYEFSDLDDPANVLVFPNLEAGNIAYKLLHRLGNAEAIGPMLVGMDKPVHVLQRGDEVKDIVNLAGVAVVDAQNE
- a CDS encoding glycoside hydrolase family 43 protein — its product is MDYANPVLPGCHPDPTVCRAGEDYFLATSTFEYFPGVPLYHSENLADWEPIGHALTRDEQLPLDDVDASEGIFAPTLRHHEGTFYLVTTNVAAGGHFVVTAEDPRGEWSDPVWIDAPGYDPDLFWDDDQVYVTYANDDAIRQTPVDLETGETGETGESATIWAGLDDAFTEAPHLYEVEGTYYLLAAEGGTHGQHVVSVARSDDPTGPFEDHPDNPIFSHRSRVMQPIAATGHGDLVQAHDGSWWMTFLGIRQQGEHVPYHQLGRETFLAPVTWADGWPVVNGDDVVELAMSVDDTDLEATGDRAWTRTVDPFADATDTADLGPEWNYRRNPDRERYRIEGDALVLSGGPDTLDDPHATFLGRRQQHHDCRATCRLSFDPDTGEEAGLTALMNEDHHYDVAVVERGGERRALARLRIGPSTEEVAELSLPDGPVTLSIEASPRSYDLFAEPTDGAPGSTTTLATVDARYLSTEVATGFTGVYVGLYATGDGSDCESAARFTDFEYGPMES
- a CDS encoding fumarylacetoacetate hydrolase family protein; amino-acid sequence: MKYYRVAADGSPRLAVRTADTAYDLTSAKAELTSFLDLVRAASITDRTIDEVTDQLVGNADEIDVDTLESDIAAPVAPSEVWAAGVTYQISEEAREAESAMPDMYREVYNSERPEIFFKATPNRTVGPNDRVGIREDSEWDVPEPELAVVLYRGDVVGYTIGNDMSSRSIEGENPLYLPQAKIYDRCCSIGPCVTSAAGVGDPHDLEMSMTIERDGEQVFEGSTTTANMAQTCEDLVSYYNRHNAVPELAVLLTGTAIVPDESFTLQEDDHVSIDLEKIGTLENDVTVV
- a CDS encoding mannonate dehydratase encodes the protein MDTTVMLPPRPDRRWTLAQQLGIDTAVVRFWGEEEWWEYDTLVRTKNRFKDHGFSLDVVEDRPPMEKTVLGKEGRDEEIATVKQLLRNMGELGIEVYCWVWTELPVGVPRTSDSIPLRGGSLTTGYDHRDMEGAGPHPEAGITEEELWDNLQYFLDEIVPVAEEAGVKLALHPDDPPISPVRGVPRLVTSLESFERILEMHPSPNHGVTFCQGNFAAMGEDVPEAIDRLADDIHFVHFRDVEGTPDSFVETWQDEGPTDMLATMRAYEAAGFDGPIRPDHVPKMAGEDDREEAHAGYTDMGRLFAVGYMKGLMEQAADEPSLDDRRN
- the uxaC gene encoding glucuronate isomerase codes for the protein MSFLDDDYLLESDAARDLYQSIADLPVVDPHNHVDLAEVVENEHWADIWEVEGATDHYVWQLMRKRGVPEAKITGDARNREKWTALAEVFPDMAGNPTYEWVHLDLKRRFDIHEPINSDTADEIWAETKDQLQSDAMRPQQVLRDMDVEVLCSSDDPTDRLEYHERAEDEVDGVDVRPTWRPDRALKIETDAWDAFVDELDDVTGGDVSDLVGFRAALRETHQYFADHGCVACDVGTGTDPISRPVSDDRAADIYERARRGENLSEREVRDWKAYVLEFVGELNAERGWVTQLHVGAVRSYRQSLFEELGPNAGGDVSTQDVDVVEGLDYFLDRFDGEFEVVLYVLDPSHYYSVGTVARAYPNVSIGPAWWFNDSPYGMEDQLEYAASVDLLANHAGMVSDSRKLVSYGSRFEMFRRTLANVVGRMVERGQIPEGNAERLVRHVAYDRPRELYGF
- the gfo6 gene encoding D-xylose 1-dehydrogenase Gfo6 translates to MAIEDYLAEFTERDWQELDSGTLRVAMIGLGWWTMEEAMPAVEDSEFCETTAVVSGSEDKAARVRDENETVEVALTYDELIDGEAVDAYDALYVCTPNAYHKEYVEAAAEHDKAVLCEKPLEATVERAEDLVAAAEDIPLMTAYRMQTDPDVRRMRELIHEGAIGEPVAVEGHMTQTMLDVVSDDVDQWRVDPDKAGYGATVMDLGIYPLNTARFVLDAEPVAATAMMRSEHQAFSKVPDEHASFTVEYADGTTAAYTASQNAQLSGRFSVIGTEGELTIDPIFLGQTPQTLTLRRGDRTVEIDSGRRDMMGSEMTEEFDYFADRVLREEPIGPDGQHGLDDMYALKAIYDAAETGERVTVE